TCATGGTTTCAAAAGGACTCCAGACGATACTCAATATTGGATTGCTGATATTGGCTATTATTCTCGTGATTTTTCTGGGGAAAGAGACCTATCATCTAGCGCAAGTATTGCTGATTACCAATGAGAAGGATTCATCCTATCAATTGATTGAAAGTATTGTGATTTACTTTCTGTATTTTGAGTTTATCGCCCTGATCGTGAAGTATTTTCAGTCGGGATATCATTTCCCGTTACGTTATTTCGTTTATATCGGTATCACGGCGATTATCCGGCTGATTATCGTCGATCATAAAAATCCGCTCGATACGCTGATTTACGCCGCCGCCATTTTGATGCTGGTCATTACGCTGTATCTGGCGAACAGTAATCGCCTGAAGCGCGAATAACTTCCCGGCTGCCCCCAACCCGGCTATTCGCCGGGCGGGGACGTGGCGAATATTCGTCAATGGCCCGCCGGATTATCCCAGCAATGGGCACTGCGGCGGCAGGCGGCAATAAATGGCGGCGGGAACCACTTCAATCAGGAACCGTTTGGCGTTAAACGGTTCGCCATCCAGATTAAAGGTCATTTCATTCGGCGCGGTAATCTCTAACCAGGGCAGGGCGGCTGAAATCATATTCGGGTTTTGAGTGCCGGTAAACCATGCTTGTAACATATTGGGCAGCAGCTCTTGCGCAGACAGAATGCTGAGCGCCAACTGACCGTCATTCACTAGCGCATCCGGGCAAAGCTGCTGACCGCCGCCGGCCTGGCGGCCGTTGCCAATCGCCACAACCCAGGTATCGCCCGACCAGTTAAAATCCGGGCCGCGGATTTCACAACGTTCGGATTGCAGCATATCCATACGCAGCAGCGCGTTTAACACATAGGATGCGCCGCCCAGCGCCGCTTTCATTTTGGCCGGCGTTTCTGTGGTAATACGGGTGGCGAATCCGCCCGTCGCCATGTTGATGAAGTAGTGCTCATTATTCACTTTGGCTAAATCAATGGCGGTTGCTCGGCCCTTGATCGCCAGCGTCAGCGCGTTATGCGGGTCGATGGGAATTTGACAACCGGTGGCGAAGTCATTGGCGGTTCCCAACGGAATGATCCCCATACAGGGACGAACCGCTTCGGGCTGTTCCGCCAGTGCGCCGGCAACCTCATTGATCGTACCATCGCCTCCGGCGGCGATGACGTTATCGACTTTCAGTCGTACCGCTTCTTTCACGTAACGACGCGCATCTCCCGATTCCCAGGTCACTCTGACATGCAGTGTATTTCCATCCTTGCGCCACTCGTCAATAGCCTGACGGAGCTGATCATTATCGGTGTTTTTTCCATTAAGAATGAGCAGCGTGGCAGGGGATTGCTCCATGTGGTTCTCCCAATTCGGTGTGTCAAATTAAATAAGTTCTAATCGCAAACCCTCGACGGCGGGCGAGAGATAGCTGATGTTATCAGTGAGCCGTTAAGCGCCATGCGGCAATTGCATTCTAATAATAGTCAGTTAATACAATTAGTCAGTAAAAACAAGGGCTGAAACCAGAAGATTCGGTGAGTGGCCGCGGCTGGAGAATGATAAGGATGATGAAAGGGGAATGATGAGTGACGTGATAAAAAAGAAAAAGCCAGCTCAAGGGAGATTGAGCTGGCCAAGGAGGTGGTTCCTAGTAGTATCACTACGCTTATTTTTCGTTCTACATTTTCTCAGCGGCCTAATAGTAACTATTGGGGTGAGTAATTGATGTGATCTGATTCTAATTTTTGTTTAAAGTCCCAATCTTTGTGTTTGTATCCTGTTTTTTCCAGTTGCAGACGCCGGTTTTGCAACTGGAAACCAAGGGCGGCCAGCGTTATTTCGCGTTTGGGTTGCGGGTGGTCGTGGCGCCCGGCAGATTGCGCAATAACAGCGCATATTCCAGCGCGATTTCTTCGGGTACTGGCAGATAGACGATATGTCCGTTGCCCGGCGCGACATCCGTCGCCTGGCCTTTGGCATTTTGCATCGCTTCAATGGTGAATTGAACATTGCCTTTGGGCGTCATCATTTCTACGCTGTCGCCGCAGGAGAATTTGTTTTTCACCGCGACTTCCGCCAGTCCGTCACGCCGTACGCCGGTGAATTCGCCAACGAACTGCTGCCGATCGGAAACGGAATAACCGTACTCGTAGTTCTGGTAATCCTCGTGCACATGGCGGCGCAGGAATCCTTCGGTATAACCGCGGTGAGCCAGCCCTTCCAGCGTTTCCAGCAGGCTTGGATCAAAGGGTTTCCCGGCGGCGGCATCGTCAATGGCGCGGCGATAGA
This window of the Brenneria goodwinii genome carries:
- the psiE gene encoding phosphate-starvation-inducible protein PsiE, with the translated sequence MAASTRSIMVSKGLQTILNIGLLILAIILVIFLGKETYHLAQVLLITNEKDSSYQLIESIVIYFLYFEFIALIVKYFQSGYHFPLRYFVYIGITAIIRLIIVDHKNPLDTLIYAAAILMLVITLYLANSNRLKRE
- the yegS gene encoding lipid kinase YegS; protein product: MEQSPATLLILNGKNTDNDQLRQAIDEWRKDGNTLHVRVTWESGDARRYVKEAVRLKVDNVIAAGGDGTINEVAGALAEQPEAVRPCMGIIPLGTANDFATGCQIPIDPHNALTLAIKGRATAIDLAKVNNEHYFINMATGGFATRITTETPAKMKAALGGASYVLNALLRMDMLQSERCEIRGPDFNWSGDTWVVAIGNGRQAGGGQQLCPDALVNDGQLALSILSAQELLPNMLQAWFTGTQNPNMISAALPWLEITAPNEMTFNLDGEPFNAKRFLIEVVPAAIYCRLPPQCPLLG